TGTTCAGGCTCATGATCCCAGAGCTTGGGATGTCAAGGCAGAAAGATCACCACAACTTTGAGGATAGTCTGGGCTATATATCAAAATCctgaccagtgtgtgtgtggtggggggagaaaccaggcatggtggtggtacacagctgCAGTCCCTGCACTATGGAAATGGCAACAGGACAATCAGAGCTTCGAAGTCAATGTTGGCTACAGAGTTTGAAGTctgcctgggctatatgaaacccTGAGACCCTGCCATTCTTCCACTGCTGCTTAAAGGGACaaaagcaagtgtgtgtgtgtgtgtgtgtgtgtgtgcgtgtgttgttgGGGGGGCCTTGGGAGAGAGCAGTAACAaattatttaagtaaataaagatgataaacctactatgaaatacTACATGACTGTCCATAACACATTCATATTATAAAGTAAGCTTTAATATATGAAGCCACtttgtgagaaaaaaatttcttaaataaaCTATATCTGTTTGTACCAAAGTTGTAATATTATACAAAATCTACTCATAGTTGATGATAGTATTCAGTTTCTTCTTTagattttcttaattatataatCTTTAAGTAAGCATGTGCTTTTACTATGAAATACAGTATCTAAAAGCTGTTATGGGGATAAAGGAGAATAGAGAATAGAATGTATATGTTATGACACCAAGATAGGGAACTATTTGAATGGGAGAGGAAAGATTGTAGTTAGAGCAAAgcgtataataaataaaatacaatgatatATATGAAAATTCCACAATGGGCCCTGTTTCCTTGTGTGCCAACTAAAATGTTGTTTTTTAAGAAACTGTTACTGTCTTAGAGAAAACACTTAAGTCCCCTGTAGTCTGATTCCCCTGAACAAAGACATGGAAAGAGGGCTGCATCTTCCGTACAGGTGCTTTCATGTTGTTTTATGATGTCAAGAAAATCCATCTCGAAGTATTTGTCGTATTTGATGTTCACACTGTGGTGGCTGAGCAGAGAACTGGCTCATATCAAACATGTTAACTGTGTTCTAAGTTCAAACTTTAAAGTCTATTATTTACCAAGTAATGtaacctgtgtgtgtatgcatgtttatgagggacgtgaacatgtgtgtgcacaggcacctGTGTGTCCACACATGTACAGGCCAGAAAGCAACCTTGAATGTCACTTCTtttgcggggggtgggggtgtcactTCTTTGGTGCAATCCAGCACTGGTTAAGGTAGCCTGGCTAACCAGGTAACCcaggagatctgtctgtctcttcctctctgaaaCAAGATTATGATAATATACCACTACaccttccttttaaaaacatgaattctGGGGATTTAACCAAGGTCCTGATGTTGACAAAATGAAGCACTTTACCCATTGATTAATCTCCCTTCCCAATaatataatctttgaaaatacctttttttttttttttagatatcaTCTCACTTGACAGTTCAGACTCTCCTCAGACTAGAAACACTCATACTTCAGCATCCTGAGTACGTGGATCACAAGCCAGCAAAGCCAGCTAAAATATGTTTGTTCATTgggtgtgggatttccctctgtatgctgtgattaccattaatgaataaagaaactgctttggatctatagcagggcagaagttaggtaggcaggaaaaactaagctgaatgctgggaggaagaagggcagagtcagaaagaagccatggagccgctggagaTAGACTCGGaaactttaccagtaagccacagccatgtggcaataaacagattaataggaatgcattaaattaatgtaagagttagccaataagaagctagagctaatgggccaagcaatgatttaattaatacagtttctgtgtgattatttcagggctgagcagccgggcaGTCAGGAATCAACAAGCAGCAACCTCCAACATTCATCTAACAAAAATAAGATACTAAGTGTAGCTCTGCTTAGTCCTTGGACAAGAATGAGCTCATTTAATCCTCATGACAATCCAGATTGTCAATTATATGACCCAAGGACACAAAGCCAGTGAGTGGCAGAGCCTCATGTGAGTGTTGAGTGTTACAGGATAAGTGGGTTCAGAAAACAGCAACTGTTCTGATGCCAGTACCAGAGCAAGCAGTTGAGTCCTCACAGCCCTGTGTCATGGATAATAGGAACAGGAACCATATGTCCTCTGTCTGATAATGAGGATGGGCTAGGGAGCTAGGATAAGTATGCTACAGTAAACAAGCAGCTGAAGAGTTTACTGAGCTATTCTCAGACTCCGTCCTTGTGGGTCTTTATATAAGAGTCAGAAAAAATTCCTATGGGACAACTGATGAGGAGTACATGTAGCAGATTCGTCTTGCTAAGTTGGTACTTTGTGTCTTTGGAGGAGATTCCCAttgcaaaaggaaaaatattaacaaTCAGATCCCACAGCAACATGAAATCTGATTGTCAATATGCACCAAATATTTAACTGCTCATTTATGTTACTGAtttgaaaaggaggaggaggaaagaggagaagaaggaggggggaggaggagaagaagacaaggaagaagaagACACATCATGTCTATGAGCAAAAGAAAGAACCTGAAACACGTGGAGTATTATTATTATCCATGAGACATTTCTACATTTCTCTATCTCCCAGGATGTGATGCCACACTCAGTCAATCcacattgctttcttttgtttggttgagttttttttttccattttgaggtAGTGTCTCACATAGCCcatgctgactttgaacttgttgTGTGCTGAAAATTACTCTGTtctccagatcctcctgtctgcacTCTCTATACGCTGGGATATAGCTGTGTACCGCTATGACTGGAATATGTGGTCCTGGGTTTGGTAAGCTCTAGGCAAGCAGGCTACCAACAGCACTACAGTTCctttaaaagtagcaaaattatgtaTTAATTATCACTAAGGTGACTTTAGATCCTGGAGCCCGAggcacatttgtgtgtggtggggtggagcggggggggggggcagacattCTAAAATAGTCTACATGCTGCTGTCAAGTTATAGGAGGGTTTGCAAAAAGGGAAGGTAAGGAGGTTCTTCCTGAAGAAGCATGCCCAGTGTGTCTTGAACAGAGCCACAATACTGCAAATGTGGGGCACCCTTCCTGTGTGCCCCCCAACAGCAATATTGAATAACACCCTTGCAGTCTAGAGTAAAAAGGCTTCCATCATTTCACTTGATGATAGTCACGGGGAAATCTCCCATAGCatttgggctgaggagatggctctgtaaGTGCTTACCACACAAGCGTCAGCATGAGTTTGGACCTCCGACACCGATATAAAAGCtatatacctgtaaccccagtcttGTGAGGCAATGGAGACAGGTGGACCCGTGGAGTTTACTGGCCAGGTAATTTGTCTGAattagtgagcttcaggttcaggtaagagattgtgtctcaaaaagtaaggggAAGCACAAAGCAGGAAACATGGACCCATTGACGTGGACatttggcttccacatgtacacctgcacacatgtgaagatGTACTCATACATACactaacacatacatacaaaagccACATTTCCAGATAGGCATGATGGTATacatctgtaataccagcacttgggcagctggaggcaagaagatcatgagttcaaggccagcctgggctacattatgGATCCTACCTCTAACAAAATCTGatttattgataaaaaaataGTTCCCTGTGAGCAGAAGCATCAGAGTTGAACATATCCTGaactaaagagaagaaagattCCCAGAAACTTTAGAGGCTTTCTTTTAATACATTTACAATATATTAATGCAATACAATAATAACATTCACAAAAAATAAACTTTGGGAGTCTACAGAGATAACTCAAtatttaagagcacttactatgagcagaagactcaggttcaattcccagcacacatgtggtgactcagctgtctgtaactccagttccagggcacccaatgccctcttctgacctctgagagcatGAGGCATGTGTACAtagtacatacatgcacatataggcaaaacaatcacacatagaaaataaaatcaaacacatCTAAAAATtaccttttgatttttctgtgtatgaggTGCTGCTCTGACAGAAGGATTTATAGTATCTTATAGTTAGTGGTAAGTACATGTATTCCTAGTGAATCCCCTAGAACAACATGCCTAGTGCCTGCTTCATTTACAGACAAGTGCTTCCGGGGTAGAATCCAGTCAAGGATCTGCGTACCTCACTATACTCAATTATGTTAAAAACTGAGTTCTTCCGTGGTCATTTGCTCCATATTTATCTTAAGGCCGATACCTGAAATGAGCCTGAGAGATGGTGGGAGGAGCCAGGGAAGACTGGTCCACAGGTTGGAAAAGAAAGTCCTGGTTTTCCATTTCACAAAGGGTGCCTGCAGTTAACAACATTGTATAATCAAAACTAGAAGACAGAGCTTGGAATGTTTCAGCCCAGTGGAATGCTAAAAGTCTGAGATGATGATGGGACCTTGCCTCCGGAATAGACAAATACATGGCGGGTGAGTGTACCACAACCTCACACTCACCTCCATAAACCCGAGAATTCATTTTCTGTCAAATCGCACTCTGTCATCTCATGGCTGTGATTTTCAAGTTTTCGCAATGAACACTGCATATAAGATGTTCATATTTAGAGACGTAATAGGAATCATTTAATGAGATCATGACTCAACCATTAGTCAAACAGACATTGACTTAATCAGTCGAAAGATAAACAAGAGGGGTCATCAGCACTGGCCAGGTATATAAAGGGACCCGACCCAGAAGACACATCACACCTGAGAACACCCATCTGCTCTCCGCTCCTCAACCCTACTCCAGCCCAGACACCCACCATGTCCTGCTGTGGCTCCTTCTCCTCCCAGAGCTGTGGaggctgctgccagccctgctgctgccGCGACCCCTGCTGCTGCCGCCCAGTGTCCTGCCAGACCACAGTGTGCCGCCCAGTGACCTGCGTGCCCCACTTCACCAGGCCCATCTGtgagccctgccgccgccccatctGCTGTGACCCCTGCAGCCTGCAGCAGGGCTGCTGCCGCCCCATCACCTGCTGCCCCACCTCCTGCACAGCTGTGGTCTGCAGACCCTGCTGCTGGGCCTCCACCTGCTGCCAGCCCATCTCTGTGCAGGCTCCCTGCTGCAGGCCCCCCTGCTGCCAGCCTGCCCCCTGCCGCACCACCTGCAGGACCTCCCCCTGCAACACCTGCTGCTGAGCAGTGAGCTGAACACCTGGGGCAAACAGCCACCCTGTGGAAAATAGTCATGctcctatttctctctctaaCCTCCTGCCCTGAGGCACAGATGCCCTAACACGTGAATGGAGGCTGGAGCCTTCCATTAAGACTCTTTGTAACAATCTttgtccttcttcccttcttgGGTATAAAGTCttttaacatgtttttttttaaataaatttctccTCTTTTGCCTCACAAATCATTACTTTGCTCTTACTTTCTTGtgcctttttaaattatttttaatatattctttgaGAAGTTACTACACATTTACAAATTATGTTGATCAGGTCTATCTCCCACACTCCTCTTCAACTCTTTCCAgaccatcctcccctcccccgaccATTGCCCTCTAACAACTTCATGCCTCCTTTGtgttaacccactgagtccaatccTTACTGCATTTATTTGCATAGGTAgtgggccatccactggagcatggataACCAACCACAGAAGAGGAGTCTGTTTtcttcaaactcttttttttttttaattaaatctcaaagaacatgtttttgtttttgtttttttgagacagggcttctctgtgtagctttggagcctgtcttggaacccactctgtagaccaagctggtctcgaactcacagagatctgcctgctctgtgtcctgaatgctggggttagaggcgtgtgccaccacctggctcaaagaAATTCTTATTGCTTACCACCGGCAAGTCACAGACTGCACAGACTGTGAGAAACATTCATTTGAGGTGTCAAGATTTCCCCCTCCAAAATCTCACAAGTTCACAATCTCACAAGTTCACACCCCCAGATGGAAAAGTCATATGCAGTTAAAGACTGCTACTAAAAGAGAATCAAAATCTTCTCCGTAGACAGATTGCTGCtcatccaataccaagtggtcatctctaaaacacacgcacacaagcaacacatgaatacatgtaataatcataaagaaaaagaaaaactaaagtatgtcctcttcctcattttttgctatttttatttcatgtgtttgggtgtttttgcttgtgtttgcctgttcaccacgtgtgtgcctggtgctttcagaggtcagaagagtgcatgggattccctggaactggagttagagctGGTGATGAGCTGCCCTGCCAGTGTTGGGAgctgaaaccaggtcctctggaagagcgctcagtgcttctaaccactgagcaatctctccaatttaaataacttaattttttctttcattaaaaagtcTCTGGGGAGATGAGTCATATCTATCTTgatacaattaaataaaatatgagaagTAAAAGTGTACATATTATCAAATAGTATCCACAAAGACATTACTATTGTTCGGAAAGAATCAGGAAGTTTGGAAAATGTTAGTATCTTATATGAGTTGAGGTTTTGATGCCCAGATTAGGAGAGCAGCTTTCTCAATGGGGCACTAAATCTACAGAAGCCaagcagccaggagccgggctgtgggaagaggcccataGCTCCTACAACACTCATCGGTGGAAACAGTATGGACAAAGGTAtggagggaaggaactcaagggtCATCCATACATTTTGGCTAGAGCACTGGGTCTATCAGAGCAACAGCAGAAGGACTACGCAGAGTATCCATATGCTTTGCCTAGCAGCCCATGGCATTGGTAAGTAAGCGCTAAGGAATTTATTTAAGCCATTTAAAGCCTTGGATCCATAATGACATGGCAGAAGTTGGTCTATGGGAGTTTTTTCGTGAAGTCAAAAAGGAgaaggctcagtcagtaaaaatGTTTGCCATACAAGAATGAGAATAAGAGTTCAAAGTTCATCACCCATGGTAAGGTGAGACATGGTagtacagacctgtaatcccagtactggggtagACACAGCCTAATCAGCAAACCCTAGGTCCCCACGAGGGACTCTGTCTCCGGGGGAAAAATGGACAGTTCCTAAGGATGACACTCAAGGTTGAGTTCTGGCtttcatatgcatgtgcatacacaaaaACCTGAACACATATGttcacagagagaggggggaggaagggagggagggagggagggagggaggagagagagagagagagagagagagagagagagagagagagagagagagagagagagaacacaatggagatgacaaacagaaaaccagaagGTACATTAAATTTAAAGTGAAAGACAAGAAACAACTAGAAAGTAAATGTGACTAATTTCAACTCTGGGCTAAACTTTGATGGTCTAACAATGCTTCAAaagattttaacatttttctgcttcttcacTTTGTGTTTCGGATTCTTGTTTGTAGTATGTTCTATCCAACACCTCATGTTTGTATTCTTGACCTGCTAAAAAAGAAGTGTTTAAAATAAAGGCAGTACACAAAGAGCtttacctggctagcttacacctgaaataaccacgccgaaaatgtattatttaagacactgcttggcccattagctctagcttcttattggccaactcttacattttaatttaacccatttctattaatctgtatattgccacggaAGAGTGGCTTACTgacaaagattcagcatgtctgactctagtggctccatggtggctccctggctccacccttctttctcccagcattcagttctgacTCCCCTGCTttcctaagttctgccctctcaataggccaaggcagtttctttattcattaatggtattcacagcacacagaggggactcccacatcacacacagcaTTAATTTTTGACTATCATAAGGAAGCATACATTTCACTTGACTGTTTTGTGGGTGCTTTGCCCCCACTGTTTACAAAAAATTTTAGCCTCTTCTTTAAATTAAATTGGAGTgcagcagggttttttttccatatacTCTCCTAAGTGATAAATAAATGTTTCCTCAAATATTAATGTCTTCAGTTTAGAGGGGCTCACAGAATCATGCAAAAAAAATATCTGGAGAGATCTGTGAATTCCTCTTAATGTGTAACTCAcctttctgtgtgtagctttctACGAAATGATGTGGAAACTGTGATCTTAcccataaaatcaaaatagaacCATAAAGATAAGCTCCTTGGAGGACACCCCAGGGTCAGTGACTCTTTTCTGAATATCAGAGATTTGGTGAGTATGTCCCCATAATTACAATTACAGGTGAGAGTCACTTTGTCAGGTGCTGTGACCACAAGCACAAAACCGAGGCCAAGACTCAAGAGTAAATCACGACTCTGTTTGGACACAAAGCATTTAGCATGTCTACCTCAGATGAACATATATGATGAGCATTAGCTGAGCAACAAGGAAGCAACCATTAAAGATATGTTTAAAGTAACCCAGAAGGCCCAGAAAATCTGGTTTTAAGAGTAACACGATAAAAATGTTACCTGTAGCAGAGCGATTACCCAAGGTGTATAAAAGGCTGCAGGTAGACCAAGCAGTCAGAATTCAGAAACTCTTCTCAACTACACAACTCTCAAACCAGCACCTGATACCATGGCCTGCTGCGCTACTAGCTTCTGTGGCTTTCCCACATGCTCCACCGGTGGCACCTGTGGCTCtagctgctgccagcccagctgtTGTCCaaccagctgctgccagcccagctgctcccagtccagctgctgccagcccagctgtTGTCAGCCCAGCTGCTGCCCACCCAGCTGCTGCCAACCAAGCTGCTGTGGAACTGGCAGTGGCCAGGAGGGTGGCAGTGGAGGCGTGAGCTGCCGTGTCAGATGGTGCCGCCCAGACTGCCGCGTGGAGGGCACCTGCCTGCCCCCCTGCTGTGTGGTGAGCAGCACCCCCCCAACCTGCTGCCAGCTGCACCATGCCCAGGCCTCCTGCTGCCGCCCATCCTACTGTGGACAGTCCTGCTGCCGCCCAGcctgctgctgccactgctgcCCCCCCAGCTGCTCTGAGCCTACCTGTTGAAAACCTTCTGACAAGAATCTTGAGAGGACAACGCTTCAAAATGAACCAACAAGAGCCCTGGAAACCTTCTGAATTTCAGGATTGATAACTCGGCTATTATCACAGCCACATAAGTTCCCAGGAGGTAAATTCATTTGTGGTGGAAGAGCCAACATCTTTGTTGGC
The Microtus pennsylvanicus isolate mMicPen1 chromosome 11, mMicPen1.hap1, whole genome shotgun sequence genome window above contains:
- the LOC142831561 gene encoding keratin-associated protein 2-1-like translates to MSCCGSFSSQSCGGCCQPCCCRDPCCCRPVSCQTTVCRPVTCVPHFTRPICEPCRRPICCDPCSLQQGCCRPITCCPTSCTAVVCRPCCWASTCCQPISVQAPCCRPPCCQPAPCRTTCRTSPCNTCC
- the LOC142831807 gene encoding keratin-associated protein 9-3-like, which produces MACCATSFCGFPTCSTGGTCGSSCCQPSCCPTSCCQPSCSQSSCCQPSCCQPSCCPPSCCQPSCCGTGSGQEGGSGGVSCRVRWCRPDCRVEGTCLPPCCVVSSTPPTCCQLHHAQASCCRPSYCGQSCCRPACCCHCCPPSCSEPTC